The Malassezia japonica chromosome 9, complete sequence genomic interval GAGGCGGGCGCGAGAATGTGTCGTCAAAATTAGGGAGCACAAGGCTCGGCACGCGTTtcgacgcgagcgcgggcggcgcgtcggtcggcgccgcgcccctGCTGCTCCTTGCGAGCGCCGGGAGGGGCACTGCGCGCATGCGTGCGCGAATGGCGCGCGGCTTGGTCggccccggcggcgcctctgtgccgctcggcacgtcCTCCGGCGCCGGCTCGGGATTTGGAATCGCCGCAGACGGAGGCTCACCCGTGTCCTCCGGTACGCGCTCGTTGCGCATGGCGTGCGCGTCCTTGTTCTTGGGCGTTGGCTCTTCGCGCTTCTCGCCCTGGCGCTTCTTGGGCGGCTTGGAATCGCTCATCTCGCTCGATGTGCGCTTCCTACGCGTGTCCAGTAGTGTGTGTGGTTCGTGAGAAGGGGATACTATAAAGTCTGTGCGCTCTGTGCCTTTTCCTCCTGGCGAGGACGTGAAAGAACCCCACCACCCAAAACGCATCCAGCGGCGGTGGCAACCCCAGAAAGCCCGTGCGCTGACCACGTGGTGTTCTATGCACTACACCCAGACATTGtcctgcagctcggggccgacgccgacggcgtgcacgcggAAACcgatctcgcgcagctttggcgcgtcgacgacgcggcggccgtcaAAGACCACGGCAGGCTTGCGCATAATGTTGTGCACGAGCGACCAGTCGATCGTCGCAAATTCATCCCAGTCCGTCGCGATGaccacggcctcggcctcgtggcacgcgtcgaggacgctCGGGCAGACCGAGACGCTCTCCTCGACCGCCTTgcggtcgtcgacgacgcccGGCTCGGTGAGGTCGAGCAtgacctgctcgcgcttgaCCTTGGGGTCGTAGATGGCAATGTAGGCGCCCTCCTGGCGGAAGTGCTTGCACAGGGTGATCGCAGGGGACTCGCGCTGGGTGAGCTAGAATATACGTACCGTGTCGCCCGTGTCCTTTTTGAAAGCAAAGCCCAGGATCGCCAGGCGCTTGGCGGTCACTGTGTTGAACAGGGTGCGGACCACATTTTTCGCGAAACGCGACTTGGAGAACTCGTTCATGACGATCACTTGGTTCCAGTATTCGGCGACCTCGGGCAGGCCGAGGCTGCCGCTCAGGTAGACTAGGTTGAGGATATCTTTTTGGAAGCAGCTGCCGCCGAAGCCGACGCTTGCGCGCAAAAAGTGGGGACCGatgcggcggtcgacgccggcggcgtgcgcgacttCGTCGACGTttgcgccggtcgcctcGCAGATCGCAGCAATGGCGTTGATTGATGAGATGCGCtgggcgagcagcgcatttGCCGCGAGCTTTGTCAGCTCGCTACTCCAGAGGCCCGTGCGAATAACGCGTTCCTCCGGCACCCAGTGCTGGTACACCCCGCTGAGCAGCTCCGCGGCGCGGTTGCCTTGCGGCGTGTTGAGGCTGCCGATCAGCACGCGGTCGGGCTTGAGCAGGTCCTGCAGTGCAGTGCCTTCCGAGAGGAACTCGGGGTTCGACAGGATCTGGAAAGCGACGCCGGGCTTGCTGTTCGACTCGAGAATCGCCCGCATGGatgcggccgtgcggcaCGGCACGGTCGACTTTTCGACGATGATCTTGGGCGACTTGGCGATGGacgcgatgcggcgcgtaGACGCCTCGACGTACCGCAAGTCGGCCGCAAAGCCGCTGCCGATACCCGATGTCTTGGTCGGCGTGTTCACACTCACAAACACgatctgcgcctcgtcgatcgcgcGGTCAATGTCGGTCGTAAAGAAGAGGTTACGGCCGCGGcactcgccgacgacgtccGCAAGACCAGGCTCAAAGACGGGGAGCTGGGACAGGTCATCCGAGTTCCACGCGGCGATCCGATGGGGGTTCACGTCCACGATCGTGACCGTAATGTCGGGGcactgctgcgcgagcacaGAGCACGTAGGGCCACCCACATACCCGGCACCGATACAGCAGATCTTGGTGATTTTCTCGGGAACAAGCGAGGAGTCCACCTCCTCAGAGACCACCATGGCGGCAGATACACACGCGAAGAACCGCGGACGTGGCCTTCTAATACGGCAacgcccgccgcgcgccatgCGTGTCTCAACGCACGGGGCACCCACGTGTCGAACCGACACGTGCGCACCCACCCCAATGgccagcgcgcgcacggtGGAGGTGTAccgcgcgccggacgaTGGCGCGACTGGACGCGTCCTGGACGCGAGTCGATGCATGGAAGGACCCAGAGCCGGTGGCCGGCGCAAAATgggagctggtcgaggagAGTGATGAGCTCGTCATCCTGGATATCGGCGAGGCAGAGCATGCCGCCAAGACAGAGGTGAATATAGCGCCAGGCACCGACGTCAGCCTCACGGTAGGTCGCATCGCTCACGCAGGGGCTCGAGACGGAAACGCCGATGCTCAAGGTCGATGGTACTGTGATGAAGGGGGTGTGGGACGAGCTGTTTGGCAGCGAAATCGTGCTGCGAGAGGGTAGGTTCCGAGACTGACACAGAGCACGGCGCAGAAGAGGAACGCATTAGCGAGTTGTCACCACTCGCACCGTGCACGGATGCGAGTGcacgcgcgtcgggcgcgagtagcgcgacgtcgcggcgtATCGCATTTGTGCCGGTACGTGAAAGCGCCAAAGTCTCCGCtgccgacctcgaggcggtaGAAGAGGGGGGGGCGCGTGGCGCCACGGACGAACCTAGCATCGAGCCGACACATGCTAACGACCCGTCccacggcggcgacgcgcctccAGGGGCGCCCACGGCACCCAGCGACATAGCCTAGTGATACCCGATCTCCCGATCTACGTGCATGAGCGATCGTaccgacgcggcgagcgccgagggcgtcgcgggcgacgcgcccgaggtccagatccgcggcgccgcagcgcgcgcacaGGCCGCGGCATCGCCGACGGATACATGCGCCGCTCCACcgcccgccgacggcgcgcccacgcccgagccgtACACGCCAGAGGCCACGATACCCACCGCGTTCCGCCCccctgcgcgcggcgccgacggcgaccCCGAGTGGGGCCTGGGCGAGGAGGTCGCTCATGGTGCCGACGAGACACTTACTTTAAAGCTCGCGCACTTTCACAAACTCAAAGAGCAGGGCACGCACTTTAACGCGACACTCGCACGCAACCGCTCGTTTCACAATCCGCACATCTATGCCAAGCTCGTCAAGTGGGCTGACTTGGACGAAACCGGGAGCAACTACGTGCCgatggcgcgcgccgcccactCAGAGCCCTCGTGGGACGTCCAGtgcgccgaggtcgtgcgcgacggcaaTGCGGCCCAGCTAGGTACGTCGCCTCACTCACCCAGCCAAAACCCAAAAGCAGTACGTCGAGGGGCGCGAGAGAGCGCAGGCTTCCGGCCAGCGCTCGCACATCGACTTTGCAGGGTCGCGCGagaggagctcgcggcgcgagcaTCCGTACCGTAGTCGTCGGTGATGTACATCTATTTTTCCTTGTACCGGAACTGGAGGAGCTTGGCGCTCCcagacgccggcgcaggggTATCGTGGAGATCGACGTGCACGCGCTTGACATGCACCGagtcggccggcgtcgcagcACGCTtgctcgcgagcggcaggcgcggcgtcgtcggcgcctgcgcctgcattcgcgtcggcgtcgcgtcgctcacggcgcggcgcggcgcggcggccgtccgCAGGCCAGGGTCGGTCGGCgggccggcgcgtgcgcgtgggCCCGAAAAGCTGAAGCGCTTGAaccacgccgagcggcgcgccgcgtcgttcTCGTCCGCCCCGTCGTCCTCCATCtggagcgcaaggccggGCGAGGTTGCTGGGCGCTTCGGCGGgggccgcagcgcaggcgTGTTGGGCAGGTGCGTCGGGGGAGCCACTGGCGagtgcgtcggcgacgacacCGGGCTCGACACGCCGTCCTTCCAGGTATTCTTGGGCGACGGCGGAGGCGAGGAGCACGGGCTGCCTTGCGAGGACGTCTGGGGCGTGTggacgccgtcgctgcttgcgctgcggtcaaagagcgacgaggcgtcggTCGACACGTCGGCTTTGGGCGTGAAGAACttgctcgcggcgcatgcaAGCGGTGCAGGCGTCGCACAGGGTACTGGGGCAGGATGGGTGGGCGCGGACGCCATGGGAGTGCGGgcaggcgccgaggccacaGGCGTCCGTGCaggcgtcgtcgcgcgtaCCGGCGTTCCATGCGCCGGGGCGCCGCCCACTACATTCGTATCCAGCTCGCCCAGGAccttgcgcggcgtcgcgcgcttctCCTGCCCAAAGaaggagcgcagcgacggctGGGCCGACTTGagcggcggggcggcgagcggcgcgccgcccagcggCGTCTTGGCGATCGGGCATAGCTCGCCCTTGGCGATCGCGTGCGCCTCTTCCCATGCCATCGGGGCGCCGATAAACGCCAGCAGGTGCTCGTGTACGTcctgcggcagcggcgtgaGCGTCGCCAGGCATCCGTTTCCTCGGGGGTCCCACACGCGCTGGTGCATAAAGGTGaactcggcgcggcggaaGGCGTCTTCGTACCCCAGCGGGACGCTCATCTTgccctcgaggcgcagcgcctgcacgacCTTTTCCGCCGACTCGTAGCGGCGGAGGAGTTTGTGTGCATTCTTGAGGCCCATCCCCATGATCGACGGGAGGTAGTCGCACCCCGAGAGGATCGCCATCTGCCGGAACTCGGCGGCCCCCCATCCCTCGAAAGACACCTGCTTTGCGTTGGCCagccgcgcctgctgcagctcgacgcaGTTGCCATAGGTATCCAGCTTAAAGAGCACGGTTTTGCACCCAAACACGAGCAAGTCCGAGTCCTCGGTAATGATCCCGTCAATCATcccctcgcgctcgaggaatgcgagctgcgcgtccgcctcgtacggcgcgacgacgtaTTCGATGCCTTCCGCACGAAGGACTTTGATCAGTTCGTACGCCATAGCAGGTGTCACGTCGACACACCGCACGAAtgcatcgcgcgcggctGTGCCCTTGTTCTGCTGGTGCAGTGCGAGGCCTTTTGCACGGTtctcggcgcgtcggctgGGTCAGTTTGTGCAAcgtacgcggcgcgctcggcttcCGTGCCGGCCTTGGACGGCAGAGGGCCACCATCAAACACTACATACGGCCGCACACCATAGTGCTTCAGCATGCGGATACGGTGCGCGGCATAGGCCACGTaccgcgtcgtcgggcggccgagcgccaagtcggacgcgcacgcgtacgcgccgcggtgcaGCCAGACGTACGCGTCGATTCcgagcgtcttgccgcGGTATTGTTCCACATGCGTCTCGACCTGCGTCAGACGCACGACCTACCTGGATGTCTTTCAGCAGGGGAAGCAGTCCAGCAATCCCCAtcgcgctccgcgacgCGTGAAGCAACCAACGCGTTGGCGGTGTGTCACGTGAGGTCGGGCAGAACCCGCGAGGAAACGATCGTTTCGCTGCGACCAAGATGAAGTTGGTTCGGTAGGTGGAAGGTGTCTGACAGCAGCTTTTTGATGAAGCTCAACAATGAGAGCGTCACGATCGAATTGAAGAACGGGACGATTGTGCATGGAACAGTGACTGGTACGTCCAACGTGGCTCGTGGATGCGCACAAGAGCGCAGAGGCGTCAGAGGTCGACGTGCGGCGGGCGTGCagtgtgcgccgcgtgtgcAGCGTTTGTGCGGGGCGTGGTAGCACGAAAAAAACATGCGATATGTACGCAGCTTGTGGTGtggcgaggccgccgcgttTCCCCGCAGCTTCTATCGATGCGACTCCACGAGCCACTCGCGAGCAGGCTAATGCAGGTGTCGATGTACAGATGAACACGCATCTCAAGAACGTCAAGCTCACGGTGCGTGGCCGTGACCCGATTTCGTTGGATAGCCTGGCGATCCGCGGCAACAACACGCGGTACTGGATCCTGCCtgacgcgctgccgctggatacgctgctggtcgacgatgcgccgcggcccaaGTCGAAGCGCGACCCCAATGCGCAGGCCGCACGGGGCCGTGGCGACcgtggccgcggccgcggtatgcgtggccgcggccgtggccggCCGTAAGGCCCCAAAATATGTCGATGGGCATACATAGACCATCGCAGATGGTGATAGCTGTACTATGGCACTACGAGAGCGTGGATGCAACTGGGTCTCGGTGCGCCTTTTGCCAGAGCATGTCTATACTCTCGCGTGCGCTTtgcccagcgccgcccagcgccgcccagcgcaccgtgctcctgcgcgccgatcCTGGGGCCGATCCTCTCCACGAGGAGGCTTACCGCTGTATAGGAAGTAAGCGAAAAATTTGTCATCCGGGCGCTGCCCATGCACTGTTCAGTGCttgacgacgaggatgGCGACGCTGGCGGATATCAAGGTGTTCAGTGGTACGTTTCTTGGCTCACGCAGGCTCGAGTCACCGGGTGCTCGCAGAGCAGATTTGCAAGCGGTATGTATATTTCCTAACGCAGCCTCGGCGTGCCACTTGGCAATGCAACCGTGACCAAGAACGAGGCCGGCGAGACGATCGTGCGCATGGGCGAGTCGGTGCGTGAGCACGACGTGTACATTATCAACACGTCGTGTGTGTCCcacggcgcgagcggcgagctcaTCTCGCCCAATACCAGCTTGATGGAGCTGCTGATTATGATTAACGCGTGCAAGACGGCgagtgcgcggcgtgtcaCGGCGGTGATCCCCCACTTTTTCTACGCGCGCCAGGACAAGAAGGACAAGAGCCGTGCGCCGATCACTGCGCGTCTCATTGCCAATATGCTGGAGCAGGCGGGCTGCGACCATGTGATTACCATGGATCTGCACGCCTCGCAGATCCAGGGCTTTTTCAACGTGCCGGTCGACAACCTGTACTCggagccggcggcgctgcagtacgtgcgcgagatgctcgacACGGAGCGCGTGGTGATTGTCTCGCCGGACGCCGGCGGTGCAaagcgcgcgacggcgctcgccgaccagctcggcgtggacTTTGCCCTGTTCCACAAAGAGCGCAAGAAGGCGAACGAGGTGTCGCGCATGGTCCTTGTCGGCAACGCCAAGGACAAGATTGCcatcctcgtcgacgacaTGGCGGATACctgcggcacgctcgacctcgccgcgaGCCGCCTGATGGAGAgcggcgcggagcgcgtcctGGCTATTGTCACGCACGGTATTCTctcgccgcccgcgctggAGCGTATCTCAAAGAGCagcctcgaggcgctgatcGTTACCAACACGCTCCCCCAGGAAGAAAAcaggcggcggtgctcCAAGCTCGAGGAGATCGACATCAGccacctgctcgccgagacgaTCCGCCGCTCGCACTACGGCGAGAGTGTCTCGGTGCTCTTCTCGCAGATCCCCTACGACACGATCCAGCCGTACCGCCACGgcgtcgacacgccgctgcagaGCCCCCCCCggtcctcgacctcgtcgccggtcCCGCCGTCGTCCGtgtcgggcgcggcgctcgacaagcgcctcgcttcgctcgagctcggcgcgggcacgccgcaggccgcgacgccgcatGCCACGATTGCCCCGAGCCCGCTGCGCAACGTCTCGGGGGGTGCGCGTGATGAAGATCTGTAGTGTCTATGCGTGTTCCGTATGCCCTTCGTTCGAATGCGTGACTCCGTGGCGCAGGTAGTCCACAATGTCACGGAGCTGCGGAGTGTGGTGCCGTGTGTCGTGGCCCGACGAGCCGTGCGAATGGTTCGAGTCGCCACTGCTCTGGCGGAGGGGACGCGTCGGgtcggcctgctgcgcaatcTGGCCGACGCTCCTGATAATCTTGTCCCACCGTaaccgcgccgcgcgcgagcggcgctgcgAGTCGTCGCTCAtggtcgacggcgaggtcgGCTCTTCTTGGCGCCCGTCGGCCATCGGTCCAAAGTGCCCTTTGAATAGGTCGTCGATAAGCTCTTCTGTATTCGCGTCGCAGTACATC includes:
- a CDS encoding uncharacterized protein (COG:L; BUSCO:EOG09262A65; EggNog:ENOG503NWMW) is translated as MGIAGLLPLLKDIQVETHVEQYRGKTLGIDAYVWLHRGAYACASDLALGRPTTRYVAYAAHRIRMLKHYGVRPYVVFDGGPLPSKAGTEAERAARRAENRAKGLALHQQNKGTAARDAFVRCVDVTPAMAYELIKVLRAEGIEYVVAPYEADAQLAFLEREGMIDGIITEDSDLLVFGCKTVLFKLDTYGNCVELQQARLANAKQVSFEGWGAAEFRQMAILSGCDYLPSIMGMGLKNAHKLLRRYESAEKVVQALRLEGKMSVPLGYEDAFRRAEFTFMHQRVWDPRGNGCLATLTPLPQDVHEHLLAFIGAPMAWEEAHAIAKGELCPIAKTPLGGAPLAAPPLKSAQPSLRSFFGQEKRATPRKVLGELDTNVVGGAPAHGTPVRATTPARTPVASAPARTPMASAPTHPAPVPCATPAPLACAASKFFTPKADVSTDASSLFDRSASSDGVHTPQTSSQGSPCSSPPPSPKNTWKDGVSSPVSSPTHSPVAPPTHLPNTPALRPPPKRPATSPGLALQMEDDGADENDAARRSAWFKRFSFSGPRARAGPPTDPGLRTAAAPRRAVSDATPTRMQAQAPTTPRLPLASKRAATPADSVHVKRVHVDLHDTPAPASGSAKLLQFRYKEK
- a CDS encoding ribose-phosphate diphosphokinase (COG:E; COG:F; EggNog:ENOG503NU9Y); the protein is MATLADIKVFSGSSHRVLAEQICKRLGVPLGNATVTKNEAGETIVRMGESVREHDVYIINTSCVSHGASGELISPNTSLMELLIMINACKTASARRVTAVIPHFFYARQDKKDKSRAPITARLIANMLEQAGCDHVITMDLHASQIQGFFNVPVDNLYSEPAALQYVREMLDTERVVIVSPDAGGAKRATALADQLGVDFALFHKERKKANEVSRMVLVGNAKDKIAILVDDMADTCGTLDLAASRLMESGAERVLAIVTHGILSPPALERISKSSLEALIVTNTLPQEENRRRCSKLEEIDISHLLAETIRRSHYGESVSVLFSQIPYDTIQPYRHGVDTPLQSPPRSSTSSPVPPSSVSGAALDKRLASLELGAGTPQAATPHATIAPSPLRNVSGGARDEDL
- the smd1 gene encoding Sm snRNP core protein Smd1 (EggNog:ENOG503P31I; COG:A; BUSCO:EOG09265FL1), with product MKLVRSFLMKLNNESVTIELKNGTIVHGTVTGVDVQMNTHLKNVKLTVRGRDPISLDSLAIRGNNTRYWILPDALPLDTLLVDDAPRPKSKRDPNAQAARGRGDRGRGRGMRGRGRGRP
- a CDS encoding uncharacterized protein (EggNog:ENOG503P2V2; COG:K) codes for the protein MSDRTDAASAEGVAGDAPEVQIRGAAARAQAAASPTDTCAAPPPADGAPTPEPYTPEATIPTAFRPPARGADGDPEWGLGEEVAHGADETLTLKLAHFHKLKEQGTHFNATLARNRSFHNPHIYAKLVKWADLDETGSNYVPMARAAHSEPSWDVQCAEVVRDGNAAQLAKTQKQYVEGRERAQASGQRSHIDFAGSRERSSRREHPYRSRR
- a CDS encoding UDP-glucose 6-dehydrogenase (COG:G; COG:T; EggNog:ENOG503NWU3), which produces MVVSEEVDSSLVPEKITKICCIGAGYVGGPTCSVLAQQCPDITVTIVDVNPHRIAAWNSDDLSQLPVFEPGLADVVGECRGRNLFFTTDIDRAIDEAQIVFVSVNTPTKTSGIGSGFAADLRYVEASTRRIASIAKSPKIIVEKSTVPCRTAASMRAILESNSKPGVAFQILSNPEFLSEGTALQDLLKPDRVLIGSLNTPQGNRAAELLSGVYQHWVPEERVIRTGLWSSELTKLAANALLAQRISSINAIAAICEATGANVDEVAHAAGVDRRIGPHFLRASVGFGGSCFQKDILNLVYLSGSLGLPEVAEYWNQVIVMNEFSKSRFAKNVVRTLFNTVTAKRLAILGFAFKKDTGDTRESPAITLCKHFRQEGAYIAIYDPKVKREQVMLDLTEPGVVDDRKAVEESVSVCPSVLDACHEAEAVVIATDWDEFATIDWSLVHNIMRKPAVVFDGRRVVDAPKLREIGFRVHAVGVGPELQDNVWV